The Enterobacter oligotrophicus sequence CCGGTTCCTTCATCAAGCCCGATGAGTTGAGTCTGAATCGTATGCGCATGCTTCACATATTCGCGCGACTCTTCCATCGCTTTTTCAGCTTCGTCAAAGTCACCTTTGCGCGCCATCTGTAACGCCGTCAGGGCTGCACTGCGCGCCGCACCTGCGTTGACCAACAGTTCCATGATCGTTGTTTCTAAGTCTTCCATTATGACTCCAGCAGCTTGAGCGCTTTTTCCAGTACGGCATCACCTTTCATCATGCCGTAATCCATCATATCGATTACCGCGACTTTCTTGCCTAGCGGGTCGGCCTGCGCCTGAAGTTTTGCCTGTTCGTATTTAACCTGTGGCCCCAGTAATACGATGTCGGCCGTCGCGATGTTGTCTTTAAACTCCGCGACCGGAACGGCTTTAATGGTTACTTCGACCCCTTTTTTCTGCGCGGCATCTTTCATACGTTGAACCAGCATGCTGGTTGACATTCCCGCTGCACAGCATAAAACGATGTTCTTCATAGTCAGCCTCGATCTACATGTGTTTATTGATAATTATCCCGTGCAGACCGCTTCAACAACCGCTTTACCGCGATTGTGTGTCAGGCATCACAAAGAAATCGGCAATTTACTGAAACCGGTTACAATTTTGTATCGGAGAGCGCCAGGGCTGTTGAAACCGGCCTGAAGCGTGAAGGCAGGGCGAAACGAGGAAGAAACTTTTCGCCCTGGTCAGCTTCCGTTGCTGACCCTGTTAGCATAAAAAAACCGGGCGTCAGCCGACAATCACCCGGTTAATGTCTTAAGAGCCGCTTCGTAACCTTTCCGTTGCTTTACATTGTGTTTCAGCGTAATTGCGAGGCTCTTCCCAGCCAGCTATCCCAGTCTTTCCAGACGGGTTGTAGCCCTTGCGCTGTCAGGGCTTCTGCAACCGCTTCCGGGCGTCGATCGTCATGCGGGGCAAACTGCTCCAGCTCCGGATGGTTGTCGGCGTAGCCGCCTGGTTGTGTTTTGGAAAAGGCGCTGACGTTGTTTATCGCAAGCGGGATCACCCGATCGCGGAACGCGGGTGATTCACGCGTTGAGAGTGATAATTCGACCTCTGGCGAGAACAGACGAAACGCGCAGATGGTTTGCACCAGTTGCCTTTCATCCATCAGCGAAGCAGGTTCAATTCCCCCCGTACACGGGCGCAACCGTGGAAAGGAGATCGAGTAGCGGCTCTGCCAGTAGTGTTGCTGCAGCCATAGCAGATGCTCTGCCACCATATAGCAATCCACTCGCCAGCTGTCAGACAAGCCTGTCAGGGCACCAAGACCAATTTTGTCGATACCGGCCCGGCCCAGCCTGTCCGGCGTTTCCAGCCGAAACACGAAATCCTGTTTATTACCCTTCAGATGGTGACGGGCGTACGTCGCCTCGTGATACGTCTCCTGATAGACCATAACGCCATCGAGCCCGAGGGTTTTTAGCTCTGCGTATTCGTCCTGTGACAGAGGCTGCACTTCCATCTGTAACGAGGAAAATTCACGGCGAATGGCGGGCAGGTGCTGGCGGAAGTAGTCCATCCCGACCTTGCCCTGATGCTCACCCGTTACCAGCAGGAGATGCTCGAAGCCCAT is a genomic window containing:
- a CDS encoding PTS lactose/cellobiose transporter subunit IIA, yielding MEDLETTIMELLVNAGAARSAALTALQMARKGDFDEAEKAMEESREYVKHAHTIQTQLIGLDEGTGKLPVNLITVHSQDHLMNAMVIQDLAGDMIELYRRLPLIN
- a CDS encoding PTS sugar transporter subunit IIB, with protein sequence MKNIVLCCAAGMSTSMLVQRMKDAAQKKGVEVTIKAVPVAEFKDNIATADIVLLGPQVKYEQAKLQAQADPLGKKVAVIDMMDYGMMKGDAVLEKALKLLES
- the thiH gene encoding 2-iminoacetate synthase ThiH, encoding MTTFTDRWRQLNWDDIRLRINGKTHADVERALNARHPSREDMMALLSPAASAYLEPMAQRAQRLTRQRFGNTVSFYVPLYLSNLCANDCTYCGFSMSNRIKRKTLDENEIARECAAIREMGFEHLLLVTGEHQGKVGMDYFRQHLPAIRREFSSLQMEVQPLSQDEYAELKTLGLDGVMVYQETYHEATYARHHLKGNKQDFVFRLETPDRLGRAGIDKIGLGALTGLSDSWRVDCYMVAEHLLWLQQHYWQSRYSISFPRLRPCTGGIEPASLMDERQLVQTICAFRLFSPEVELSLSTRESPAFRDRVIPLAINNVSAFSKTQPGGYADNHPELEQFAPHDDRRPEAVAEALTAQGLQPVWKDWDSWLGRASQLR